A stretch of Mycobacterium sp. ITM-2016-00316 DNA encodes these proteins:
- the galE gene encoding UDP-glucose 4-epimerase GalE: MTWLVTGGAGYIGSHVVRALTDANTPVVVIDDLSTGLAQFVPDGVELVRANLLDADTVESTLRDHRVTGVVHVAGYKYAGESVKHPLHTYQQNVTAMTVLLAAMAKTGVNQIVFSSSAATYGTPDVEVVDERTPTSPESPYGESKLIGEWLLRDVARSRELRHTSLRYFNVVGSGSPDIYDRSPHNLFPKVLDMLFHGQIPQINGGDYATPDGTCVRDYVHVSDLASAHVAAAHRLATGEPVEAVYNLGSGSGTSVREIMTAIRDVTGIDFDPAVTPRRPGDPARIVAAGELAARDLDWRMRHSLTDMVASAWAARQAAGESYPTAG; this comes from the coding sequence GTGACCTGGTTGGTGACCGGAGGCGCAGGCTATATCGGATCGCACGTCGTCCGGGCGCTCACCGATGCGAACACCCCGGTGGTCGTGATCGATGACCTCTCCACCGGGTTGGCGCAGTTCGTCCCCGACGGAGTCGAACTCGTCAGAGCAAATCTGCTCGATGCCGACACCGTCGAGTCGACGCTGCGCGATCACCGGGTGACCGGAGTGGTGCACGTCGCCGGATACAAGTATGCGGGCGAGTCGGTGAAGCACCCGCTGCACACCTACCAGCAGAACGTCACGGCCATGACGGTGCTGCTCGCAGCGATGGCCAAGACCGGCGTGAACCAGATCGTCTTCTCCAGCAGCGCGGCGACCTACGGAACCCCCGATGTCGAGGTGGTCGACGAGCGAACCCCCACTTCGCCCGAATCACCCTATGGCGAAAGCAAACTCATCGGGGAATGGCTCCTTCGCGACGTGGCCCGCTCCCGAGAACTGCGCCACACCAGCCTGCGGTATTTCAACGTGGTCGGGTCCGGCTCGCCCGACATCTACGACCGCAGCCCGCACAACCTGTTCCCCAAGGTATTGGACATGCTCTTCCACGGCCAGATCCCGCAGATCAACGGCGGGGACTACGCCACACCCGACGGAACCTGCGTGCGCGACTACGTGCATGTCTCGGATCTGGCCTCGGCACACGTCGCGGCCGCGCACCGACTGGCGACAGGTGAACCCGTCGAGGCCGTGTACAACTTGGGCAGCGGCTCGGGCACATCGGTACGCGAGATCATGACGGCCATCCGCGATGTCACCGGAATCGATTTCGATCCTGCGGTCACCCCGCGCAGACCTGGAGATCCAGCCCGCATCGTGGCGGCCGGGGAGCTGGCGGCGCGCGATCTGGACTGGCGGATGCGACATTCGCTGACCGATATGGTGGCATCTGCATGGGCGGCCCGCCAGGCCGCCGGCGAAAGCTATCCGACCGCGGGCTGA